The Formosa sp. Hel1_33_131 genome window below encodes:
- a CDS encoding helix-turn-helix domain-containing protein, giving the protein MSTITQVQGVTPSELSQQITELLKLQIRELFDEAIARQSSDEDYLTSKDVQNLLNISHTTLYRKEKKGLIPFKRIGAKKLYKRGEITDLLQ; this is encoded by the coding sequence ATGAGTACCATCACACAAGTACAAGGAGTAACTCCTTCCGAATTATCACAACAAATCACTGAACTGTTAAAGCTACAAATAAGAGAATTATTTGACGAGGCAATTGCACGCCAAAGTTCCGATGAAGACTATCTAACTTCAAAAGATGTCCAAAACCTTTTAAATATAAGCCACACTACTTTGTATCGAAAAGAAAAAAAAGGACTAATTCCTTTCAAACGAATTGGTGCAAAGAAACTATATAAAAGAGGCGAGATTACAGATTTATTGCAGTAA
- a CDS encoding site-specific integrase has translation MKLNLAYRSRKPKAQAIIKLRHFKKGVTDGEIILHYKTKFLISKQDYKNKTVPTKIKHAVENCIDYVSEKFLERGENYIPTKEWLHNRCNEFFEIDEQEDTLLINWIDVKIKDLINTGLSSNTISNYKVLKDKVTRYNKGLELKDLTAKELDRFKNYLREDEKYGIGTINKDVDHIKSVLSIASRTSKFPDDFRYWQKFKQSKSAKYKDTKVIVIDEDEIKRIEELKLDKPHLINARKWLIIGINTGQRVNELLSINKSMFKIDNDILVLDFSQNKQGQANRIPALPKVKAMYDSDELPYKVSDVKLNIALKTLGKMAKIDTKINSYLNEQIEVKRKDGLKTVERNIKAVRPKYMYFQTKIFRRTFSTYWIDKMPPEEIRKFTGHKTNEMLYTYVAEARPDFSKWKQHLT, from the coding sequence ATGAAACTGAATTTAGCATATAGAAGCAGAAAACCTAAAGCACAAGCTATCATTAAACTTCGACACTTCAAAAAAGGGGTTACTGATGGCGAAATTATTCTTCACTACAAAACTAAATTCTTAATTTCAAAACAAGATTATAAAAACAAAACTGTCCCTACCAAAATTAAACACGCAGTTGAGAATTGTATTGATTACGTCTCAGAAAAGTTTTTAGAACGTGGCGAAAACTATATTCCTACAAAAGAATGGCTTCATAATAGATGTAACGAGTTTTTTGAAATTGATGAACAAGAAGACACTTTACTTATTAATTGGATTGATGTTAAAATAAAAGACCTTATTAATACTGGTCTTTCATCAAACACAATAAGCAACTACAAGGTTCTAAAGGATAAAGTAACGAGATATAATAAGGGTTTAGAGTTAAAAGATTTGACTGCTAAAGAACTGGACAGATTTAAAAATTATTTAAGAGAAGACGAGAAATACGGAATTGGCACAATTAACAAAGATGTCGACCATATTAAATCCGTTTTATCAATCGCATCAAGAACCTCAAAGTTTCCAGATGATTTTAGATATTGGCAAAAATTCAAACAATCTAAATCTGCTAAATACAAAGACACAAAAGTTATCGTAATAGACGAAGATGAAATAAAAAGAATAGAGGAACTTAAACTTGACAAACCACACTTAATAAATGCGAGAAAATGGTTGATTATCGGAATTAATACTGGTCAAAGAGTTAACGAGTTATTAAGCATAAATAAGAGTATGTTTAAGATTGATAATGATATTTTAGTGTTAGACTTTTCTCAAAATAAGCAAGGTCAAGCCAATCGCATACCAGCACTTCCAAAAGTAAAGGCAATGTATGATAGTGATGAATTGCCGTATAAAGTTTCAGATGTTAAGCTAAACATTGCTTTAAAGACATTGGGCAAGATGGCTAAAATTGACACAAAAATAAATAGCTACTTAAACGAACAAATTGAAGTAAAACGAAAAGATGGGTTAAAGACTGTAGAAAGAAACATTAAGGCTGTAAGACCAAAATATATGTATTTCCAAACAAAAATATTCAGAAGGACTTTTAGTACTTATTGGATTGATAAAATGCCACCAGAGGAAATCAGAAAGTTTACTGGACACAAAACAAATGAAATGCTCTACACTTATGTAGCGGAAGCAAGACCAGACTTTAGCAAGTGGAAACAACACTTGACGTAA
- a CDS encoding helix-turn-helix transcriptional regulator has translation MKILRLKEILKEKGITGKEFALMVNVTEASVSNLVKGDSIPRKQLLIDIAAALDVDLKDLFISTKPQKNQKEIIQTIKNSIEDLEALYDTIDKRS, from the coding sequence ATGAAGATATTAAGGCTAAAAGAAATACTAAAAGAGAAAGGTATTACAGGAAAAGAGTTCGCTCTTATGGTTAACGTTACGGAGGCTAGTGTCTCAAATCTTGTAAAGGGAGATAGTATCCCTAGAAAACAATTACTTATTGATATAGCCGCCGCCCTCGATGTCGACTTAAAAGACTTATTTATATCTACCAAACCACAGAAAAACCAGAAAGAGATTATACAGACTATAAAAAACTCCATTGAAGATTTAGAGGCACTTTACGATACGATTGATAAAAGGAGTTAA
- a CDS encoding Fic family protein, whose amino-acid sequence MTQSFRILKQIQALKERYCRLAVDKRALIKLLDETEVAEQVYNSNAIENSTLTLDETEKILMQIDLDRYINERELFGAKNLARVVAYINQKATEKELTLDNILFLHKMLISNIRDDIAGRFRNENEWVRVGTYMAPNPTEVLGLLKEMMVQYQTSDADNIIRRVAKLHLTFEHIHPFVDGNGRIGRVINNYALLRENYVPINIKFINRKEYYDAFQEFDQRGTTAIMQDIVGKALCQSFHKRLAYLEGKKIITLSEYAKQEKISHSNLLNKAKRQSIETFLEKGVWKIGV is encoded by the coding sequence ATGACTCAATCTTTCCGAATTCTCAAACAGATTCAAGCGCTTAAAGAGCGGTATTGTCGGCTTGCAGTTGATAAAAGGGCCTTAATCAAACTGCTTGACGAAACCGAAGTGGCTGAACAGGTCTATAATTCTAATGCCATTGAAAATAGCACGTTGACCTTAGATGAAACAGAAAAAATTCTGATGCAGATTGACCTCGACCGTTACATTAATGAGCGAGAATTATTTGGGGCTAAAAATCTAGCGAGAGTCGTTGCATACATCAATCAAAAGGCAACAGAAAAAGAACTTACTTTAGACAACATCTTGTTTTTGCATAAAATGCTCATCAGTAATATTAGAGATGATATTGCTGGGCGGTTTAGAAACGAAAACGAATGGGTGCGTGTGGGCACTTATATGGCTCCAAATCCTACAGAAGTTTTAGGGTTGCTAAAAGAAATGATGGTACAATACCAAACGAGTGACGCTGACAACATTATTAGACGCGTTGCGAAGCTTCACCTCACTTTTGAACACATTCACCCTTTTGTGGATGGAAATGGAAGAATTGGACGTGTGATTAATAATTATGCCTTGCTGCGTGAGAATTATGTACCGATCAATATAAAATTTATCAATAGAAAAGAATATTATGATGCTTTTCAGGAATTTGACCAACGTGGCACAACTGCAATTATGCAAGACATTGTAGGGAAAGCATTGTGTCAAAGTTTTCATAAACGATTGGCGTATCTGGAAGGAAAGAAAATAATAACGCTTTCTGAATATGCCAAACAAGAAAAAATTTCTCATTCCAATTTACTCAACAAAGCGAAGCGTCAATCTATAGAAACGTTTTTAGAAAAAGGAGTGTGGAAAATTGGTGTTTAG
- a CDS encoding T9SS type A sorting domain-containing protein, translating into MKKITLLFSLLAVSLGTAQSLPIDFSDPLDANFTTAGGAVFSVTADGTNAVGQIIGGAAQYDSRMDLVLDTYIDMTTAAKTFTFEYYTTEAVVMNGLLQIGAEGAGGFAIEKGFVTDGNIGWETITIDFSDATNGYPNAGLPVVFGQYAQISVFTNFADTGVSTYWIDDIAGAANGAAVAQPLTSLVVDFETATSFAADSGITYTDQVANDLTTGANSSATVGLVSGINSGPYSNAQLFVSEGFDMSAGDKGFSIMVKGPRAIPVIKFKLEGGANNERDAAYTTPGVWQELTFDFAGDVSVVHNKIVIFFDFATAASTDVADDVFMFDNVTFDVFSSLSTKSFAANTVKMYPNPAKGFVNFSSTSNEVLDVAVYDMLGKQVLRANAVQSQLNISSLNPGMYFVNMTQGSNVSTKKLLVN; encoded by the coding sequence ATGAAAAAAATTACATTATTATTTTCTTTACTAGCCGTTTCCTTAGGAACCGCTCAAAGTCTTCCAATTGATTTCTCTGACCCTTTAGATGCAAACTTTACAACCGCAGGAGGTGCTGTGTTTTCGGTCACTGCAGATGGAACAAATGCTGTTGGTCAAATTATTGGTGGAGCTGCTCAATACGACAGTAGAATGGATTTAGTATTAGACACATACATAGATATGACTACTGCTGCAAAAACATTTACATTCGAATATTATACAACTGAAGCTGTTGTAATGAATGGATTACTTCAAATTGGTGCAGAAGGTGCCGGAGGATTCGCAATTGAAAAAGGATTCGTAACTGACGGAAATATTGGATGGGAAACAATCACTATTGATTTTTCAGATGCTACAAATGGCTATCCAAATGCTGGACTTCCAGTTGTTTTTGGTCAATACGCTCAAATCTCAGTGTTTACTAATTTTGCAGATACGGGAGTATCTACATATTGGATAGATGATATTGCTGGAGCTGCTAATGGAGCTGCTGTAGCACAACCATTAACTTCTTTAGTAGTAGATTTTGAAACAGCGACTTCTTTTGCAGCTGATTCAGGAATTACTTACACGGATCAAGTTGCAAACGATTTGACTACCGGAGCCAATTCTTCAGCTACTGTTGGACTTGTTTCAGGAATCAATTCAGGTCCTTATTCAAACGCACAATTATTTGTTAGTGAAGGTTTTGATATGTCTGCTGGTGATAAAGGTTTTTCTATAATGGTAAAAGGCCCAAGAGCTATACCAGTTATAAAATTTAAGCTTGAAGGTGGTGCTAATAATGAAAGAGATGCAGCTTACACAACTCCAGGTGTTTGGCAAGAACTTACTTTCGATTTTGCTGGTGATGTATCTGTGGTACATAACAAAATTGTCATATTTTTTGATTTTGCAACTGCAGCAAGTACAGACGTAGCGGATGATGTTTTTATGTTTGACAATGTTACATTTGACGTATTTAGTTCACTTTCTACGAAAAGTTTTGCTGCCAACACAGTAAAAATGTATCCTAATCCTGCTAAAGGATTTGTAAACTTTTCTTCAACTTCAAACGAAGTTTTAGACGTTGCAGTTTATGATATGTTAGGAAAACAAGTATTACGTGCAAACGCTGTACAGTCTCAACTTAATATTTCTAGCTTAAACCCTGGAATGTATTTTGTAAATATGACACAAGGATCTAATGTTTCTACAAAGAAATTATTAGTGAACTAA
- a CDS encoding T9SS type A sorting domain-containing protein, giving the protein MKKITLLLTFLSASLGFSQTIPVDFQSGITIGAKTGTVISPADANWYSDSGLTSTSVEDLASDTPDHVNAGKMVSSSSGANWQNAQLLMTSNYMNLTTTKTVTLDVYSDNAQNFLLKLEQSKGGGANTEKSFSHQGNGWETIVVDYSTPATGQPIPNDQYKLLVIFPCYSASFAAAAFDSTTYIDNVTTAVGDAISAPAVPTSGAAAPSIAASDVYSFFGDSYTNTAPSSYSQSWGQGTVSDYTAGSDVVKKYAALNFQAITLSSTVNLSNYTHIHVDAWTPIANAVGIKFQDFGTDNVDEYPNVDDSESEVQSSTTQASQTWVGHDFPLSAFTGLTGTANLGQIQLLLGSATGGTQGDVYIDNLYLYTAPTAGIDDHSLSSVKMHPNPASGIVKFSTALGDTLSVSIFDLLGKLVQPAQVIKSELNISGLNPGMYFAKIDQGANSITKKLLVN; this is encoded by the coding sequence ATGAAAAAAATTACTTTATTATTGACATTCCTATCGGCTTCTTTAGGATTTTCACAAACTATTCCTGTTGATTTTCAAAGTGGAATAACTATAGGAGCTAAAACGGGTACCGTTATTTCACCTGCAGATGCAAATTGGTATAGTGATAGTGGATTGACATCTACTTCCGTTGAGGATTTAGCATCTGATACTCCTGACCATGTAAACGCTGGTAAGATGGTAAGTTCTAGTTCTGGTGCAAACTGGCAAAACGCCCAATTATTAATGACAAGCAATTACATGAACTTGACTACAACTAAAACGGTTACTTTAGATGTGTATTCTGATAATGCTCAAAATTTTCTTTTAAAATTAGAACAATCAAAAGGTGGTGGTGCAAATACTGAAAAAAGTTTTTCACACCAAGGTAATGGCTGGGAAACAATCGTTGTTGATTATTCAACTCCTGCAACTGGCCAACCAATCCCTAACGACCAGTATAAATTATTGGTAATTTTCCCATGCTACTCTGCTAGTTTTGCTGCTGCTGCTTTTGATAGTACAACATACATAGATAATGTGACAACGGCTGTTGGGGATGCGATTTCCGCACCAGCAGTTCCTACTTCTGGGGCCGCTGCTCCGTCGATTGCTGCATCTGACGTATATTCCTTCTTTGGAGATTCTTATACTAATACCGCGCCATCGAGTTACTCCCAGTCTTGGGGTCAGGGTACAGTATCTGATTACACTGCAGGTTCAGACGTTGTTAAAAAATATGCTGCTCTAAATTTCCAAGCGATTACGCTTTCGTCAACCGTAAACTTATCAAATTACACTCATATTCATGTTGATGCATGGACTCCAATAGCCAACGCAGTGGGTATTAAGTTTCAGGATTTTGGTACCGATAACGTTGACGAATATCCCAACGTCGATGATTCTGAATCTGAAGTTCAAAGTTCAACTACACAGGCAAGTCAAACATGGGTTGGTCATGATTTTCCACTTTCTGCATTTACCGGATTGACTGGTACTGCTAATTTAGGTCAAATTCAACTCTTATTAGGAAGTGCAACAGGTGGTACTCAAGGTGATGTTTATATTGATAATTTATATTTGTATACTGCCCCAACAGCAGGCATAGACGACCACTCTCTAAGCTCCGTAAAAATGCACCCGAACCCAGCAAGTGGAATCGTAAAATTTTCAACGGCGTTAGGGGATACTTTAAGTGTATCTATATTTGATTTATTAGGGAAGTTAGTACAACCTGCTCAGGTCATAAAATCAGAGTTGAATATCTCTGGCTTGAACCCTGGTATGTATTTTGCGAAAATAGATCAAGGCGCAAACTCCATTACAAAAAAATTGCTTGTAAATTAA
- a CDS encoding arsenosugar biosynthesis-associated peroxidase-like protein produces the protein MSNTYYEPSDLRKFGNITEWNEELGKKFFDYYGSVFEEGALTAREKSLIALAISHVVKCPYCIDAYTQDGLKRGITKEEMMEAVHAGAAIESGATLVHSVQMMNKYKKLSM, from the coding sequence ATGAGCAATACCTATTATGAACCCTCCGATTTACGGAAATTTGGAAACATCACGGAATGGAATGAAGAGCTAGGAAAAAAATTCTTTGACTATTACGGAAGCGTCTTTGAAGAAGGGGCTTTAACAGCCCGAGAAAAATCACTCATTGCCCTAGCCATATCACACGTGGTAAAGTGTCCGTATTGTATAGATGCCTACACACAGGACGGCTTAAAACGCGGTATTACCAAAGAAGAAATGATGGAAGCAGTCCATGCTGGTGCCGCCATTGAAAGTGGCGCAACCCTCGTACATAGTGTGCAAATGATGAATAAGTATAAAAAATTATCCATGTAA
- the arsS gene encoding arsenosugar biosynthesis radical SAM (seleno)protein ArsS (Some members of this family are selenoproteins.) — translation MQLKSLKKRENELANAKRQLEILSNGIFQNEELPKFSTKLKAQNQFPLKPKTLEILQINVGYMCNQVCAHCHVDAGPDRKEIMTRETMHQCLDVIKETGAHTLDLTGGAPEMNPDFRWFVEEATKVGVKDVIVRSNLTIITANKKYNDLPEFFKKHKVHVISSMPHWTEGKTDQQRGDGVFNASIKALRMLNAVGYGMPGSELKLDLVYNPSGAFLPGDQTALEADFKKALSSNFEIQFHDLFSITNLPISRFLDYLIASENYEEYMYNLVEAFNPAAVDNVMCTNTLSVSWDGWLYDCDFNQMLELKVDSAVQHIRDFNKEILSKRTICISQHCYGCTAGAGSSCQGTVA, via the coding sequence ATGCAATTAAAGTCCCTAAAAAAACGTGAAAATGAACTTGCAAACGCCAAACGCCAATTAGAAATTTTATCTAATGGAATTTTTCAAAATGAGGAACTCCCCAAGTTTAGTACTAAATTAAAAGCTCAAAATCAATTCCCTTTAAAGCCAAAAACATTAGAAATCCTACAAATAAATGTAGGCTATATGTGCAACCAAGTGTGTGCACATTGCCATGTTGATGCCGGTCCCGATCGAAAAGAAATCATGACCCGAGAAACAATGCATCAGTGTTTGGACGTGATCAAAGAAACAGGTGCGCATACCCTAGACCTTACCGGTGGTGCCCCAGAAATGAACCCTGATTTCCGATGGTTTGTAGAAGAAGCCACAAAAGTTGGCGTCAAAGACGTGATCGTTCGGTCCAATTTAACCATCATTACAGCGAATAAAAAATACAATGATCTGCCCGAGTTTTTTAAGAAACATAAGGTGCATGTCATCTCTTCCATGCCACACTGGACGGAAGGAAAAACAGACCAACAACGTGGCGACGGTGTTTTTAATGCCTCCATTAAAGCCCTGAGAATGTTAAACGCCGTGGGTTACGGAATGCCCGGCTCTGAGCTTAAACTCGATTTGGTTTACAATCCCTCAGGGGCCTTTTTACCCGGAGATCAAACGGCCTTAGAAGCCGATTTCAAAAAAGCATTGTCATCAAATTTTGAGATTCAATTTCATGATTTATTTTCAATCACCAACCTGCCTATCAGTCGGTTTTTAGATTACCTTATAGCCTCTGAAAACTATGAGGAGTATATGTATAATTTGGTAGAAGCCTTTAATCCCGCAGCCGTGGACAACGTGATGTGTACCAACACCCTTTCTGTAAGTTGGGATGGATGGCTGTACGATTGTGATTTTAATCAAATGTTAGAATTAAAGGTGGACAGTGCCGTACAACACATTCGCGATTTTAATAAAGAAATTCTAAGCAAACGTACCATTTGTATTTCGCAACACTGCTATGGCTGTACGGCTGGCGCAGGAAGTAGTTGCCAAGGAACCGTAGCTTAA
- a CDS encoding rhodanese-like domain-containing protein, with translation MGIYLLCTNGFSQTSIKDLLNKYNDHSVPYIYVDELTKLKTPPFLLDTREKEEYDISHLEHAIHIGFKGFKVSKTASLPIDKETMIVVYCSVGIRSEIIGKKLLAKGYTAVYNLYGGIFEWTNKGGKVYSCQEQPTSKIHVNSKQWGSYLLKGTKVYE, from the coding sequence ATGGGGATATATCTTCTGTGTACCAATGGCTTTAGTCAAACGTCTATTAAAGACCTTTTGAATAAATACAACGATCATTCAGTACCTTATATTTATGTCGATGAACTCACAAAATTAAAAACACCACCCTTCCTTTTAGATACGCGTGAAAAAGAAGAATATGATATTAGCCATTTAGAGCATGCTATTCATATAGGATTTAAAGGGTTTAAGGTCTCAAAAACAGCAAGTCTGCCCATTGACAAAGAAACGATGATTGTAGTGTATTGCTCGGTTGGAATACGCTCTGAAATCATTGGCAAAAAACTCCTTGCTAAAGGCTATACTGCAGTTTATAACTTGTATGGCGGAATTTTTGAATGGACAAACAAAGGTGGGAAAGTGTATAGTTGTCAAGAACAACCCACATCAAAAATACATGTGAATTCAAAACAATGGGGAAGTTACTTATTAAAAGGAACGAAAGTATATGAATAA
- a CDS encoding TIGR04282 family arsenosugar biosynthesis glycosyltransferase produces the protein MNKNLILVFVRNPELGKVKTRLAKTIGDKDALKIYTILLQHTESVLHKVSSDKVVYYSEEIQSNDLWDNALYQKKLQKGADLGARMQNAFETAFKDTYEKVVIVGSDLFDLNPNHIKEAFTALENHEVVLGPSLDGGYYLLGMKKMNPTVFKNKQWGTDSVLESTLKNLNQQNVKLLEALNDIDTFEDLKAQPELLKKIKK, from the coding sequence ATGAATAAAAATCTGATCCTCGTTTTTGTGAGAAATCCTGAGTTAGGGAAAGTCAAAACACGACTTGCCAAAACCATCGGCGACAAAGATGCCTTGAAAATATATACCATCTTACTCCAACACACCGAATCCGTATTGCATAAAGTGTCTAGTGATAAAGTCGTATATTACTCTGAAGAAATTCAAAGTAATGATTTATGGGATAATGCCCTCTATCAAAAAAAGTTACAAAAAGGAGCTGATTTGGGTGCGCGGATGCAAAATGCTTTTGAGACCGCTTTTAAAGACACCTATGAAAAGGTAGTGATTGTGGGAAGCGATTTGTTTGACTTAAACCCCAATCACATCAAGGAAGCCTTCACGGCTTTAGAAAATCACGAGGTCGTATTAGGCCCATCATTGGATGGAGGGTATTATTTATTAGGGATGAAAAAAATGAATCCTACCGTATTTAAAAATAAACAATGGGGAACCGATTCTGTTTTAGAGTCCACATTAAAAAATTTGAACCAACAAAACGTTAAACTTTTGGAAGCCTTAAATGACATTGATACATTTGAAGACCTAAAAGCGCAACCAGAATTGTTAAAAAAGATAAAAAAATGA
- a CDS encoding purine-nucleoside phosphorylase: MMKFIEETTDYLKEKGFESPEIGIILGTGLGQLLDHVEILKEVSYNHIPNFPTATVEFHKGKLIYGILEGKKVIIMQGRFHLYEGYTLQDVTYPVRIMKHLGISTLLVSNASGALNLDYKKGELMLIEDHINLQGGSPLAFKGVEQLGERFVDMSAPYDTTLNSKFETIALKNNIKLHKGVYVSVVGPQLETRAEYKMLNLLGADAVGMSTVPEIIVANHLQLKVAAVSVLTDECDPEHLKPVDISEIIAMAAKAEPDMITLFKELIKTL, translated from the coding sequence ATGATGAAATTTATTGAAGAAACGACTGATTATCTAAAAGAAAAAGGCTTTGAATCGCCTGAAATTGGAATTATACTAGGCACCGGATTGGGGCAACTTCTAGACCATGTGGAGATTTTAAAAGAAGTGAGTTACAACCACATCCCCAACTTCCCAACAGCAACCGTTGAGTTTCATAAAGGAAAATTAATCTATGGTATTTTAGAAGGAAAAAAAGTAATCATCATGCAAGGACGCTTTCATTTATACGAAGGTTACACACTGCAAGATGTGACCTATCCCGTCCGCATCATGAAACACTTGGGCATTTCGACGCTTTTAGTTTCCAATGCGTCAGGAGCCCTAAATTTAGATTACAAAAAAGGAGAACTGATGTTGATTGAGGATCATATCAACTTACAAGGCGGCTCTCCTTTGGCATTCAAAGGAGTGGAGCAATTAGGCGAACGTTTTGTGGACATGAGTGCCCCTTATGACACAACACTCAACAGCAAGTTTGAGACCATCGCCCTTAAAAACAATATCAAATTACACAAAGGCGTGTACGTGAGTGTTGTGGGTCCTCAACTTGAAACACGTGCCGAATATAAAATGCTGAACCTTTTGGGCGCAGATGCCGTTGGCATGAGTACCGTTCCCGAAATTATTGTGGCAAATCACCTTCAATTAAAAGTAGCAGCCGTCTCTGTTTTAACAGATGAATGTGACCCAGAACACTTAAAACCTGTCGATATTTCAGAAATTATAGCAATGGCCGCAAAAGCCGAACCCGATATGATCACCCTATTTAAAGAACTCATAAAAACCCTATAA
- the arsM gene encoding arsenosugar biosynthesis arsenite methyltransferase ArsM, whose translation MSYLDTTHDVYKEAALSPDIGLCCTTNPIWELPGLKIPKIMQEMNYGCGSTVHARDLTNTPKILYVGVGGGMELLQFAYFSRQKDGVIGVDVVDEMLEASDKNFAEAEAQNPWFNKEFVSLKKGDALNLPVEDNSIDVAAQNCLFNIFKVEDLKKAISEMHRILKPHGKLVMSDPTCEQPMNETLREDDRLRALCLSGSIPIAEYVKMLTDAGFGTIEIRARKPYRILDPLHYNTDELIYIESIEVAAIKDPMPADGPCIFTGKAAIFYGKEDFFDDKLGHVLVKNQPLAICDKTAKDLANLNRNDIYISESTFHYDGGGCC comes from the coding sequence ATGAGCTACCTAGACACCACCCACGACGTTTACAAAGAAGCAGCCCTCAGCCCTGATATTGGACTTTGCTGTACGACCAATCCTATTTGGGAACTCCCAGGTCTGAAAATTCCTAAAATCATGCAAGAAATGAACTATGGTTGCGGAAGCACCGTGCATGCGCGTGACCTGACCAATACTCCGAAAATACTATATGTAGGCGTTGGTGGTGGAATGGAATTGCTACAATTCGCTTATTTCAGTCGTCAAAAAGACGGTGTGATTGGTGTGGATGTGGTGGATGAAATGCTGGAAGCCTCCGATAAAAACTTCGCCGAAGCCGAAGCTCAAAACCCTTGGTTTAACAAAGAGTTTGTAAGTCTTAAAAAAGGAGATGCGCTCAACTTACCAGTAGAGGACAACAGTATTGATGTGGCAGCACAAAATTGTTTGTTTAATATTTTTAAAGTCGAAGACCTTAAAAAAGCCATTTCAGAAATGCACCGCATACTAAAACCGCACGGGAAATTAGTAATGAGTGACCCCACTTGTGAGCAACCCATGAACGAAACTCTGCGCGAAGACGATCGTCTTAGAGCCTTGTGTTTGAGCGGAAGTATTCCGATTGCTGAATATGTGAAAATGCTCACAGATGCCGGATTTGGTACGATTGAAATAAGAGCTCGAAAACCTTACAGAATTTTAGACCCGCTTCACTATAATACGGATGAATTAATTTATATTGAATCCATTGAAGTGGCGGCGATTAAAGACCCAATGCCTGCGGACGGCCCTTGTATTTTCACAGGAAAAGCAGCCATATTTTATGGCAAAGAAGACTTTTTTGATGACAAATTAGGGCATGTGTTAGTGAAAAATCAGCCCTTAGCTATTTGCGATAAAACTGCTAAGGACTTGGCAAACTTAAACCGAAACGACATCTACATTAGCGAGTCCACCTTCCATTATGATGGTGGGGGTTGCTGTTAA
- a CDS encoding DUF547 domain-containing protein: MKQLLTYVLILCFCSASAQTLDHSKWTEILQAYVAENGAVNYKGLQKNPETLNAYLNELTTNAPKDNWSKTEKMAYWINAYNAYTVQLILNNYPTESIKDIRDPWGQTFFEIGGKTMSLNTIEHKILRPMGDSRIHFAIVCASESCPKLLNCAYEAESLTDQLDQAAREFINDPSKNSITASKITISKIFKWFKSDFPKGDAFISYLNKYSTANISPEAKINFQTYNWSLNE, from the coding sequence ATGAAACAACTTTTAACCTACGTTTTAATCCTCTGCTTTTGCAGCGCTAGTGCACAGACCCTCGACCATTCTAAATGGACCGAAATTCTCCAAGCCTATGTGGCAGAAAATGGAGCTGTCAACTATAAAGGATTGCAAAAAAATCCAGAAACACTGAACGCATACCTGAACGAATTAACGACAAATGCTCCCAAAGACAACTGGAGCAAGACTGAGAAAATGGCCTATTGGATCAATGCGTATAATGCTTATACGGTTCAACTGATTCTGAATAATTACCCAACAGAAAGCATTAAAGACATAAGAGATCCATGGGGACAAACATTTTTTGAGATCGGTGGTAAAACGATGTCACTGAATACCATTGAACATAAAATTTTAAGACCGATGGGCGATTCTCGAATTCATTTCGCTATTGTATGTGCATCTGAATCTTGTCCAAAACTTTTGAATTGTGCTTATGAAGCCGAATCCCTAACAGATCAATTGGATCAAGCAGCGCGGGAATTTATAAATGACCCTTCAAAAAACAGCATAACAGCATCAAAAATTACAATTTCAAAAATATTCAAATGGTTTAAATCTGATTTCCCAAAAGGGGACGCTTTTATAAGCTACCTTAACAAATACAGTACTGCAAACATTTCGCCCGAAGCAAAAATTAACTTTCAAACGTATAATTGGTCTTTGAATGAATAG